A single genomic interval of Armigeres subalbatus isolate Guangzhou_Male chromosome 1, GZ_Asu_2, whole genome shotgun sequence harbors:
- the LOC134207320 gene encoding ruvB-like helicase 1 produces MKIEEVKSTVKTQRIAAHSHVKGLGLDENGVPLQIAAGLVGQKNAREAAGIVVDLIKSKKMSGRALLLAGPPGTGKTAIALAIAQELGNKVPFCPMVGSEVFSSEIKKTEVLMENFRRSIGLRIRETKEVYEGEVTELTPVETENPMGGYGKTISNVVIGLKTAKGTKQLKLDPSIYESLQKEKVEVGDVIYIEANSGAVKRQGRSDTFATEFDLETEEYVPLPKGDVHKKKEVVQDVTLHDLDVANARPQGGQDVLSMVGQIMKPKKTEITDKLRMEINKVVNKYIDQGIAELVPGVLFIDEIHMLDLECFTYLHKSLESAIAPIVIFATNRGRCVIRGTDDIISPHGIPLDLLDRLLIVRTSPYNLSEIEQIIKLRAQTEGLSVEDAAIQALSEIGDNTTLRYAIQLLTPAHQNCKVNGRTQITKDDIMDVNSLFLDAKRSAKFLQEENTKYMM; encoded by the exons ATGAAAATTGAAGAAGTTAAAAGTACAGTGAAAACGCAACGGATCGCTGCTCACAGCCATGTCAAAGGTCTCGGATTAGATGAGAACGGAGTTCCGCTACAGATAGCTGCCGGATTGGTGGGCCAGAAGAATGCCCGTGAG GCAGCCGGGATCGTAGTGGACCTTATCAAGTCTAAGAAGATGTCGGGCCGAGCATTGTTGTTAGCCGGTCCACCCGGCACCGGTAAAACGGCGATAGCACTAGCTATTGCCCAGGAGCTCGGCAATAAAGTGCCATTCTGTCCAATGGTAGGCTCGGAAGTTTTCAGCAGCGAAATTAAGAAAACGGAAGTGCTCATGGAGAATTTTCGTCGTTCGATCGGACTGCGTATCCGGGAAACAAAGGAAGTGTACGAAGGAGAAGTGACGGAGCTGACTCCAGTTGAAACTGAAAATCCCATGGGAGGATACGGTAAAACAATTAGCAACGTCGTCATTGGACTGAAAACGGCCAAAGGCACCAAACAGCTCAAGCTAGATCCTAGCATTTATGAGTCACTACAGAAAGAAAAAGTTGAGGTAGGTGATGTCATTTACATCGAAGCTAATAGTGGTGCTGTCAAAAGACAAGGTCGTAGCGACACTTTTGCAACCGAGTTTGATTTGGAAACGGAAGAATACGTTCCCCTCCCCAAAGGAGACGTccataagaagaaagaagtcgTTCAAGATGTGACGCTTCACGATTTGGACGTAGCTAATGCAAGACCGCAAGGCGGCCAAGATGTTCTTTCCATGGTAGGCCAGATCATGAAGCCGAAGAAAACTGAAATTACCGACAAGCTTCGCATGGAAATCAACAAAGTTGTAAATAAATACATTGACCAAGGAATCGCGGAATTGGTTCCTGGAGTTTTGTTCATCGATGAGATCCATATGCTTGACTTGGAGTGCTTTACTTATCTACACAAATCGTTAGAATCTGCTATTGCCCCAATAGTAATATTTGCCACCAACAGAGGACGTTGTGTAATTCGTGGAACGGATGACATCATTTCTCCTCACGGTATTCCCCTAGATTTGTTAGATCGTTTATTGATCGTTCGTACGTCTCCCTACAATTTGTCGGAAATTGAACAAATCATCAAACTGAGAGCTCAAACCGAAGGTCTAAGTGTTGAAGATGCCGCCATTCAGGCGTTGAGTGAAATAGGAGACAATACAACGTTGCGCTATGCCATACAACTACTGACACCAGCACATCAGAATTGCAAGGTAAACGGACGGACTCAAATCACCAAAGACGACATCATGGACGTTAACTCGTTGTTTTTGGATGCCAAACGTTCGGCGAAATTCCTGCAAGAGGAAAATACTAAGTATATGATGTGA